From Acidobacteriota bacterium, one genomic window encodes:
- a CDS encoding HNH endonuclease, translating into MLKYRYRGNDVNHRDNVGLRETCRRGLPLIYFHGTIPGAYVAQWPVFVVVDTPQELTFGVTFDERSQLQLEDIRSADNPHDIFRRRYKTAEVRIRLHQRVFRDRVLRAYKSSCALCRLRHSNLLDAAHIIPDTEDQGEPIVSNGLALCKLHHAAFDANILGITPDLVAEIRDDILEEIDGPMLQHGLKEMHRTRIITPFRSSEKPNRALLEVRYERFRAA; encoded by the coding sequence ATCTTGAAGTATCGATATCGCGGTAACGACGTAAATCATCGAGATAACGTTGGCCTTCGGGAAACTTGTCGGCGTGGTCTTCCTTTGATTTATTTCCACGGTACGATTCCCGGTGCGTACGTTGCGCAATGGCCGGTTTTTGTCGTCGTCGACACGCCCCAAGAACTAACATTTGGTGTGACGTTTGATGAAAGAAGTCAATTACAATTAGAAGACATCCGGTCCGCCGACAACCCCCATGATATTTTTCGACGGCGATACAAGACGGCTGAAGTGCGGATAAGGCTCCACCAGAGAGTATTCCGTGATCGAGTGCTTCGAGCGTACAAATCTTCATGCGCATTGTGTAGACTTCGACACTCAAATTTATTGGACGCGGCCCACATTATTCCGGACACGGAGGATCAAGGCGAACCAATCGTAAGCAACGGTCTCGCGCTCTGCAAATTGCATCACGCGGCATTTGACGCCAACATCTTGGGAATCACACCGGATCTTGTTGCGGAAATCCGCGACGATATCTTGGAAGAAATCGACGGGCCGATGCTTCAGCATGGGTTAAAAGAAATGCACCGAACGCGAATCATCACACCGTTCCGCAGTAGTGAAAAGCCAAATCGGGCATTGCTTGAGGTCCGATATGAGCGATTCAGGGCTGCTTGA
- a CDS encoding transposase, with the protein MWNDTDIPLAVFFTVRCYGTWLHGDDRGSVDRDHNGYGTPRLTPNKPWNDSKRDQMKHDPVRLNAPRRRSVRRAITETAEKRRWKILAQNVRTNHFHCVIDIGATKAKRALGALKANATRQMREDGCWRHEHSPWAEKGSCRNLWNDRSIFEACDYVLNGQGDELPDFDWW; encoded by the coding sequence ATGTGGAACGATACAGATATACCTCTCGCGGTGTTTTTCACCGTCCGTTGCTACGGGACATGGTTGCATGGTGATGATCGCGGATCTGTTGACCGAGATCATAACGGCTACGGAACTCCACGGCTCACCCCGAACAAACCCTGGAATGACTCAAAGCGCGATCAGATGAAACATGATCCGGTTCGCTTGAACGCACCGAGGCGTCGCTCCGTGCGCCGGGCGATCACCGAAACCGCGGAAAAACGGCGCTGGAAAATACTCGCGCAAAATGTCCGCACAAATCACTTTCATTGCGTGATCGACATCGGCGCAACAAAGGCCAAGCGTGCTTTGGGCGCGTTGAAGGCGAACGCCACACGCCAAATGCGTGAGGACGGTTGCTGGCGACACGAGCACAGTCCGTGGGCGGAAAAGGGCAGCTGCCGAAATCTCTGGAATGATCGAAGCATCTTCGAGGCCTGCGACTATGTCTTGAACGGTCAGGGAGATGAACTGCCTGATTTTGATTGGTGGTGA
- a CDS encoding DUF4344 domain-containing metallopeptidase has protein sequence MRGFVMKFVAVMLFSLLAAGASFAQMPVKAPVASSIDKGDFKVGFSPKTKAQDPKKAMPAEIAEVLKEIATAMNEIIALPYDVFLNFDTCGEPNAFYNPGTKEITMCYEFISYFEETYKKGIKDKAEVDRRVDDAVAFFFFHELGHCLIDAWQLPATGREEDAVDQLATLVMLDGTPEGVDMVISAAIFFDLVSASTSPEDIAFWDEHSVDQQRMYDTLCLTYGSDPVKNKGIVASGYLPKQRAERCSQEFKRIDGAWNKLLTPYLKVQ, from the coding sequence ATGAGAGGTTTTGTTATGAAGTTCGTTGCCGTGATGTTGTTCAGTTTGCTCGCCGCGGGTGCATCGTTTGCGCAAATGCCGGTGAAAGCGCCGGTCGCATCCTCGATCGATAAGGGTGATTTCAAGGTCGGCTTTTCGCCAAAGACAAAGGCGCAAGATCCGAAAAAAGCGATGCCCGCCGAGATCGCGGAGGTCCTCAAAGAGATCGCGACGGCAATGAACGAGATAATCGCGTTGCCGTACGACGTTTTCCTAAACTTCGACACCTGCGGAGAGCCGAATGCATTTTACAATCCGGGGACGAAAGAGATCACGATGTGCTATGAGTTCATCTCTTACTTTGAGGAAACATACAAGAAGGGAATCAAGGACAAGGCCGAGGTCGACCGCCGCGTCGACGACGCCGTCGCGTTCTTCTTTTTCCACGAGCTTGGACATTGTTTGATCGACGCCTGGCAGCTGCCGGCGACGGGGCGTGAAGAAGACGCCGTCGACCAACTGGCGACACTTGTAATGCTCGACGGAACCCCGGAGGGCGTCGATATGGTCATCAGCGCCGCGATCTTTTTCGACCTCGTTTCGGCATCGACATCGCCCGAAGATATCGCTTTTTGGGACGAGCATTCGGTCGATCAACAGAGGATGTACGATACGCTCTGTCTGACCTACGGCAGCGATCCGGTGAAGAACAAGGGAATCGTGGCCAGCGGATATTTGCCGAAACAACGCGCCGAACGCTGTTCCCAGGAATTCAAACGCATCGACGGCGCTTGGAACAAGCTGCTGACACCGTATCTTAAGGTACAGTAA